Proteins from a single region of Numenius arquata chromosome Z, bNumArq3.hap1.1, whole genome shotgun sequence:
- the ARK2C gene encoding E3 ubiquitin-protein ligase ARK2C: protein MVLVHVGYLVLPVFGSVRNRGAPFQRSQHPHATSCRHFHLGPQPQLSADFTLPHAVQPQPGLTPHMAPAHQHSGPLHQPLAPVPALPFQDVAGPSFLPQALHQQYLLQQQLLEAQHRRLMPHPRRAQERMSVQPHRLHPSFDFSHQLQTPQPMGPQPRYLAEGTDWDLSVDAGLTHAQFQVRPVPQPYQHYLATPRMHHFPRSTSSTQMVVHEIRNYPYPQLQLLALQGLNPSRHTSAVRESYEELLQLEDRLGSVSRGAVQNTIERFTFPHKYKKRRPQEGKAEQEDGEESDTDEKCTICLSMLEDGEDVRRLPCMHLFHQVCVDQWLATSKKCPICRVDIETQLGSDS from the exons GTGCTCCTTTTCAAAGGTCTCAGCATCCCCATGCTACCTCCTGCCGGCACTTCCACCTGGGTCCCCAGCCTCAGCTCTCCGCCGACTTCACCCTGCCTCACGCGGTGCAGCCCCAGCCGGGGCTGACCCCCCACATGGCCCCCGCACACCAGCACAGTGGTCCCCTGCACCAGCCCCTGGCACCGGTGCCAGCCCTGCCCTTCCAGGACGTGGCCGGACCCTCCTTCCTACCTCAGGCGCTTCACCAGCAatacctcctccagcagcagctcctcgaGGCACAGCACCGCCGGCTCATGCCCCATCCCAG gcGGGCTCAAGAGCGCATGTCTGTTCAGCCTCACCGGCTACACCCCAGCTTTGACTTCAGCCACCAACTGCAAACTCCACAACCCATGGGGCCCCAGCCCAGGTACTTAGCCGAAGGCACAGACTG GGACCTCAGTGTGGATGCGGGACTGACTCATGCCCAGTTCCAGGTCCGGCCGGTCCCTCAGCCCTATCAGCATTACTTAGCTACACCTCGGATGCACCATTTCCCCAGAAGCACATCCTCGACACAGATG GTTGTTCACGAAATCAGAAATTACCCTTATCCTCAGCTTCAGCTACTTGCTCTTCAGGGACTGAACCCAAGCAGGCACACGTCCGCCGTGCGGGAGAGCTATGAA gagctgctgcagctggaagacAGGCTGGGCAGCGTGAGCCGGGGTGCCGTCCAGAACACCATCGAGAGGTTCACCTTCCCCCACAAGTACAAGAAG AGAAGACCGCAGGAGGGCAAAGCTGAGCAAGAGGATGGAGAGGAGTCGGACACCGACGAGAAATGCACAATCTGTCTGTCCATGCTTGAAGATGGAGAAGATGTGAG GCGGTTGCCCTGTATGCATCTCTTCCACCAAGTGTGCGTGGACCAGTGGCTGGCCACCAGCAAGAAGTGCCCAATCTGCAGGGTGGACATTGAAACACAGCTTGGCTCGGACAGCTGA